One Podarcis raffonei isolate rPodRaf1 chromosome 18, rPodRaf1.pri, whole genome shotgun sequence genomic window carries:
- the LOC128405718 gene encoding procathepsin L-like: MPPVSRVPLILLVLLGTSASALDWALEGEWKGWKEVHAKQYLKEEEAFRRTVWEKNLRRIEQHNREGNSFQLAMNHLGDLTDEEFNEMLSSFRSDLADQPGKKVALFQESASLETPKEVDWRTKGYVTPVKNQGHCGSCWAFSATGALEGLRFNRTGKLIPLSEQNLIDCSWKLGNQGCHGGYITRAFEYVRENGGINSETSYPYLEKDGSTCSYNSQDRAANCTSVVVVPVGNEVALEQAVATIGPVSVAVDSRSFYFHFYKSGVFDSSSCTQLVSHAMLAVGYGTLRDGGNNTAYWILKNSWSEKWGEQGYMRLVKGTGNHCGIANQASYPAL; this comes from the exons ATGCCTCCCGTTTCAAGAGTCCCTCTGATCTTGCTGGTGCTCCTGGGAACATCTGCCAGTGCGCTGGATTGGGCCCTGGAAGGAGAATGGAAAGGATGGAAGGAAGTTCATGCCAAGCAATACCTCAAG GAGGAAGAGGCATTTCGTCGGACCGTCTGGGAGAAAAACCTGCGGAGGATTGAGCAGCATAACCGGGAGGGGAACAGCTTCCAGCTGGCAATGAACCACCTGGGCGATTTG ACGGATGAAGAGTTTAACGAGATGCTCAGCAGCTTCCGTTCTGACTTGGCCGACCAACCCGGTAAGAAGGTTGCCTTGTTCCAAGAATCCGCCAGCCTGGAGACTCCCAAGGAAGTTGACTGGCGCACCAAAGGATATGTCACCCCAGTCAAGAACCAG GGCCACTGCGGATCCTGCTGGGCATTCAGCGCCACTGGAGCACTTGAAGGGCTGCGCTTCAACAGGACAGGCAAGCTGATCCCGCTAAGCGAACAGAACCTCATTGATTGCTCCTGGAAGCTGGGCAACCAGGGCTGCCACGGAGGGTACATCACCCGGGCCTTCGAGTACGTGCGGGAAAACGGAGGCATAAACTCAGAGACCAGCTACCCGTACTTGGAGAAA GATGGATCCACGTGCAGTTACAACTCTCAGGACCGCGCGGCCAACTGCACATCCGTCGTGGTGGTCCCAGTGGGGAACGAGGTGGCCCTGGAGCAGGCTGTGGCAACCATTGGGCCGGTTTCGGTGGCCGTGGACAGCAGGAGCTTCTACTTCCATTTCTACAAGTCAG GGGTGTTTGACAGCTCCTCGTGTACCCAGCTGGTGAGCCACGCCATGCTGGCCGTTGGTTATGGGACGCTCCGGGACGGTGGGAACAACACGGCTTATTGGATCCTAAAGAACAG CTGGTCTGAGAAATGGGGAGAGCAAGGCTACATGCGATTGGTGAAGGGCACTGGCAATCACTGTGGCATAGCCAATCAAGCCAGCTACCCCGCCCTGTAA